A DNA window from Stenotrophomonas indicatrix contains the following coding sequences:
- a CDS encoding O-methyltransferase — protein sequence MDALSALKQELAQFGSDNDACETERGRRMLNITADTGELLSVLVRFGNARRVLEIGTSNGYSTLWLAEAAAAIDGQVTTLEFAADKVVMARANFARSGLGERINLVHGDAGQWLAQAEQGCIDLLFLDSDRGQYAGWWPQLRRVLRPGGLLVVDNATSHAGEMAPLRALLAADAAFTTSLVPVGNGELLALRNT from the coding sequence ATGGATGCGCTGAGCGCGCTCAAACAGGAGCTCGCGCAGTTCGGCAGCGACAACGATGCGTGCGAAACCGAGCGCGGTCGGCGCATGCTCAACATCACCGCCGACACCGGTGAACTGCTGTCGGTGCTGGTGCGTTTCGGCAACGCCCGCCGCGTGCTGGAGATCGGTACGTCCAACGGTTATTCCACGCTGTGGCTGGCCGAAGCGGCGGCCGCGATCGATGGCCAGGTGACCACGCTGGAGTTCGCTGCCGACAAGGTGGTGATGGCCCGCGCGAATTTCGCCCGCAGTGGATTGGGCGAGCGCATCAACCTGGTCCACGGTGATGCCGGTCAGTGGCTGGCGCAGGCCGAGCAGGGCTGCATCGACCTGCTGTTCCTGGATTCGGATCGCGGGCAGTACGCGGGCTGGTGGCCGCAGCTGCGTCGGGTACTGCGCCCCGGCGGCCTGCTGGTGGTCGACAACGCCACCTCGCATGCCGGTGAGATGGCGCCGCTGCGCGCCCTGCTGGCCGCCGATGCGGCGTTCACCACCAGCCTGGTGCCGGTGGGCAATGGCGAACTGCTGGCGCTGCGCAACACCTGA
- the ubiB gene encoding ubiquinone biosynthesis regulatory protein kinase UbiB, producing the protein MKALLRASRIGRVILRYRLDDLLQGTPAERWLRLAKPFVPRASADIAAQSRGARLRLALQDLGPIFVKFGQILSTRRDLVPPDVANELTLLQDRVKPFDGDAARRIVEEALGLPVSEAFASFDTEPLASASIAQVHAATLADGRQVVVKVLRPGIEKQIDADIALLNSLATLVERTHPRADKIRPREVVAEVENTLAAELDLQREGANASVLRRFWENSDDLYVPEVIWSHTAERALTLERVWGIPSDDIAALDKAGIDRKALAAKGVRVFYTQVFRDNFFHADAHAGNIWVDIDPARRDNPRFIALDFGIMGQLSQEDQYYLAENFMAIFNRDYRRIAELHVQARWMPDNVRIDDLEAAVRSVCEPYFTRPLSQISLAEVLMKLFRVAQRYQLTLQPQLILLQKTLLNIEGVGRQLDPQIDIWAVAKPVLAKILRERYSPRRVVREIGKRLPEIMTHAPDMPRLVHAWLTQQVEGRHELAMRSRDLVALDASVQRLQKHAVGAITGVGLLAIAALMYVLQPPGWYWGDVPAWSWVSGAVGAFALARAWWR; encoded by the coding sequence ATGAAGGCGCTGCTGCGGGCCAGCCGCATCGGCCGGGTGATCCTGCGTTACCGCCTTGACGACCTGCTGCAGGGCACCCCGGCCGAGCGCTGGCTGCGCCTGGCCAAGCCGTTCGTGCCGCGCGCTTCAGCCGACATTGCGGCACAGTCGCGGGGTGCGCGCCTGCGCCTGGCGCTGCAGGACCTGGGGCCGATCTTCGTCAAGTTCGGGCAGATCCTGTCGACCCGCCGCGACCTGGTGCCGCCGGACGTGGCCAATGAGCTGACCCTGCTGCAGGACCGGGTCAAGCCCTTCGACGGCGACGCGGCGCGCCGCATCGTCGAGGAAGCGCTGGGCCTGCCGGTCAGCGAAGCCTTCGCCAGTTTCGATACAGAACCGCTGGCCTCGGCGTCGATCGCGCAGGTGCACGCGGCCACCCTGGCCGACGGCCGCCAGGTGGTGGTCAAAGTGCTGCGCCCGGGCATCGAAAAACAGATCGACGCTGACATCGCCCTGCTCAACTCGTTGGCAACGCTGGTCGAGCGCACCCATCCGCGCGCCGACAAGATCCGCCCGCGCGAAGTGGTGGCCGAGGTGGAGAACACCCTGGCCGCCGAGCTGGACCTGCAGCGCGAAGGCGCCAATGCCAGCGTGCTGCGCCGCTTCTGGGAGAACTCCGACGACCTGTACGTACCGGAAGTGATCTGGAGCCATACCGCCGAGCGTGCACTGACCCTTGAGCGCGTATGGGGCATTCCTTCCGACGACATCGCCGCGCTGGACAAGGCCGGCATCGACCGCAAGGCGCTGGCCGCCAAGGGCGTGCGGGTGTTCTACACCCAGGTGTTCCGCGACAACTTCTTCCATGCCGACGCGCACGCCGGCAACATCTGGGTCGACATCGATCCGGCACGCCGCGACAACCCGCGCTTCATCGCGCTGGACTTCGGCATCATGGGCCAGCTCTCGCAGGAAGATCAGTACTACCTGGCCGAGAATTTCATGGCCATCTTCAACCGCGACTACCGCCGCATCGCCGAACTGCACGTGCAGGCGCGCTGGATGCCCGACAACGTGCGCATCGATGATCTGGAAGCGGCGGTGCGTTCGGTGTGCGAGCCGTACTTCACCCGCCCGCTGTCGCAGATCTCGCTGGCCGAAGTGCTGATGAAGCTGTTCCGCGTGGCCCAGCGCTACCAGCTGACCCTGCAGCCGCAGTTGATCCTGCTGCAGAAGACCCTGCTCAACATCGAGGGCGTCGGCCGCCAGCTGGACCCGCAGATCGATATCTGGGCCGTGGCCAAGCCGGTGCTGGCGAAGATCCTGCGCGAGCGCTACAGCCCGCGTCGCGTGGTGCGCGAGATCGGCAAGCGCCTGCCGGAAATCATGACCCATGCGCCGGACATGCCGCGCCTGGTGCACGCCTGGCTGACCCAGCAGGTGGAAGGTCGCCATGAGCTGGCGATGCGCTCGCGCGATCTGGTTGCGCTGGATGCCAGCGTGCAGCGCCTGCAGAAGCATGCGGTCGGTGCGATCACCGGCGTCGGCCTGCTGGCGATCGCCGCGTTGATGTACGTGCTGCAGCCGCCGGGCTGGTACTGGGGCGACGTGCCGGCGTGGAGCTGGGTGTCCGGTGCGGTTGGAGCGTTCGCACTGGCGCGTGCGTGGTGGCGATGA
- a CDS encoding MFS transporter, producing MTGDTPAALADRPRTDDAPVDTRIQQGTPAFRRTALALFLAGFSTFGLLYTVQPLLPEFSRHFGVSAAGSAMSLSLTTGTLAVAMLLAGLLSDAVGRRPLMIVALLASATLSLCTALVDDWATLLVLRTLLGLALSGVPAVAMTYLVEEMDSRALGLAMGLYIGGNAIGGMSGRLLAGIIADHWGWRWGIGVVSIIAMASTVLLWLQLPPSRHFQASRSGLRQLPARWRTLFADPGLPWLFATSFVLMGVFVTLYNYLGYHLLAPPYHLSQTVVGLIFSVYLVGTFSSAWMGQQATRHGRGRILSISFGLIAAGIVLLAMPWLPAMAVGIALVTFGFFGGHSVASSWVGSRAGSMRAEASALYLFAYYLGSSVLGGVGGLAYAAWDWLGVCAFAALLTLIGGGIVWALQQRAPQPVTA from the coding sequence ATGACTGGCGATACCCCGGCGGCCCTCGCCGACCGTCCCCGTACTGACGACGCTCCCGTCGACACCCGCATCCAGCAGGGGACGCCGGCCTTCCGCCGCACCGCGCTGGCGCTGTTTTTGGCTGGCTTTTCGACCTTCGGCCTGCTGTACACGGTGCAGCCACTGCTGCCCGAGTTCAGTCGCCACTTCGGCGTGTCCGCTGCCGGCAGCGCGATGTCGCTGTCGCTGACCACCGGCACCCTGGCCGTGGCCATGCTGCTGGCGGGCCTGCTGTCCGATGCGGTCGGCCGGCGCCCGCTGATGATCGTTGCGTTGCTGGCCTCGGCCACGCTGTCGCTGTGCACCGCACTGGTCGACGACTGGGCCACCCTGCTGGTGCTGCGCACCTTGCTGGGGCTGGCGTTGAGCGGCGTGCCAGCTGTGGCGATGACCTACCTGGTGGAAGAGATGGACAGCCGCGCGCTGGGCCTGGCGATGGGCCTGTACATCGGCGGCAACGCCATCGGTGGCATGAGCGGGCGCCTGCTGGCCGGCATCATCGCCGACCACTGGGGCTGGCGCTGGGGCATCGGCGTGGTCTCGATCATCGCCATGGCCAGCACCGTGCTGCTGTGGCTGCAGCTGCCGCCGTCGCGTCACTTCCAGGCCAGTCGCAGTGGCCTGCGCCAGCTGCCCGCGCGCTGGCGCACGCTGTTCGCCGATCCCGGCCTGCCGTGGCTGTTCGCCACCTCGTTCGTGCTGATGGGTGTGTTCGTCACCCTCTACAACTACCTCGGCTACCACCTGCTGGCGCCGCCGTACCACCTCAGCCAGACCGTGGTCGGGTTGATCTTCAGCGTGTATCTGGTCGGCACCTTCAGTTCGGCGTGGATGGGCCAGCAGGCCACGCGCCATGGGCGCGGTCGCATCCTGTCGATCTCCTTCGGCCTGATCGCCGCCGGCATCGTGCTGCTGGCGATGCCGTGGCTGCCGGCGATGGCAGTGGGCATCGCGCTGGTGACCTTCGGTTTCTTCGGTGGCCATTCGGTGGCCAGCAGCTGGGTCGGCAGCCGTGCCGGCTCCATGCGTGCGGAAGCGTCGGCGCTGTACCTGTTTGCCTACTACCTGGGCTCGAGCGTGCTGGGCGGCGTGGGTGGTCTGGCCTATGCCGCGTGGGACTGGCTGGGCGTGTGCGCGTTCGCCGCGCTGCTGACCCTGATCGGCGGTGGCATCGTGTGGGCGCTGCAGCAGCGCGCGCCGCAGCCGGTGACCGCCTGA
- a CDS encoding lysophospholipid acyltransferase family protein: MNNPTPLLPAIPPNMPQVKPNRFLRWLARCTLRMGGWKVTGTLPNVPRLVFIIAPHSSNWDGLWGMAAKIALGMKVKVLGKASLFWWPLGPLLHKLGVIPLDRSSPQGTVGQAVDLLRNNEKMWFAITPEGTRKAVKDWKAGFLKIARMADVPILAAYFHYPEKTIGIGPLFTPTGDDAADMATIREFYRPWIGKTRGTV, encoded by the coding sequence TTGAACAACCCGACGCCGTTGCTGCCGGCCATTCCGCCGAACATGCCGCAGGTCAAGCCCAACCGTTTCCTGCGCTGGCTGGCGCGCTGCACGCTGCGCATGGGCGGCTGGAAAGTGACCGGTACGCTGCCGAACGTTCCCAGGCTGGTCTTCATCATCGCTCCGCATTCGTCCAACTGGGACGGGCTGTGGGGCATGGCCGCCAAGATCGCACTGGGCATGAAAGTGAAGGTGCTGGGCAAGGCCTCGCTGTTCTGGTGGCCACTGGGCCCGCTGCTGCACAAGCTGGGCGTGATCCCGCTGGATCGCAGCTCGCCGCAGGGCACTGTCGGCCAGGCCGTGGACCTGCTGCGCAACAACGAGAAGATGTGGTTCGCCATCACCCCCGAAGGCACCCGCAAGGCCGTGAAGGACTGGAAGGCCGGCTTCCTGAAGATTGCGCGGATGGCCGACGTGCCGATCCTGGCCGCGTATTTCCACTACCCGGAAAAGACCATCGGCATCGGCCCGCTGTTCACGCCGACCGGCGATGATGCCGCAGACATGGCGACCATCCGCGAGTTCTACCGGCCCTGGATCGGCAAGACCCGCGGCACGGTCTGA
- the arfB gene encoding alternative ribosome rescue aminoacyl-tRNA hydrolase ArfB: MGSGPVIISAQLEIPDGEIVERFVRASGAGGQNVNKVSTAVELRFDVAGSPSLPEPLRERLLARRDRRMTGEGVLVIDAQRFRTQDRNREDARERLAAFIQAGLSVPKPRKATKPTFGSKLRRLDAKRGRAQIKRGRSSRDWE; the protein is encoded by the coding sequence ATGGGCAGTGGACCGGTCATCATCAGCGCGCAGCTTGAAATCCCCGACGGCGAGATCGTCGAGCGTTTCGTGCGTGCCAGTGGTGCCGGCGGCCAGAACGTCAACAAGGTCTCCACCGCGGTGGAACTGCGTTTCGACGTGGCCGGCTCGCCCTCGTTGCCCGAGCCGCTGCGCGAGCGCCTGTTGGCGCGGCGCGACCGGCGCATGACCGGCGAAGGCGTGCTGGTCATCGACGCGCAGCGTTTCCGCACCCAGGATCGCAATCGCGAGGATGCGCGCGAGCGGCTGGCGGCCTTCATCCAGGCCGGGCTGAGCGTGCCCAAACCACGCAAGGCCACCAAGCCGACCTTCGGGTCGAAACTGCGTCGTCTGGACGCCAAACGCGGGCGCGCGCAGATCAAGCGCGGGCGCTCATCACGTGACTGGGAGTGA
- the dcp gene encoding peptidyl-dipeptidase Dcp — protein sequence MSRTVVLAAAISLALAACSGKESTPVSEAQNAPAQQPAEASTNPLLTASSLPFQAPPFDKIKDSDYLPAFEEGMRQHLADVRKIADSAEPATFDNTIVAMERSGETLTRVSRIFFGLVQADTNDARQKIQEEVAPKLAAHQDEINLDPKLFARVKSLYDQRETLGLDPVQKRLVEHYYDGLVRAGAQLSDADKASLRKLNVEETTLSTQFHTRLVAATAAAAVVVDDKAKLAGLDEGAVNNAAAAAKDRKLDGKFLLPLQNTTQQPVLGSLTDRDQRAAVLKASETRAERGDANDTRQTVQRLAQLRAQKAKLLGFDTFADYQLGDQMAKTPAAALKLLTDTVPAATAKARAEAGEIQKVIDAQKGGFQVAASDWDFYAEQVRKAKYDLDESQIKPYFELDNVLQNGVFYAATQLYGITFKPRTDIPTYNPDMKVYEVFDKDGTSLALFYTDYFKRDSKSGGAWMDVFVEQDGLTGAKPVVYNVCNFTKPAAGQPALISFDDVTTMFHEFGHALHGMFSNVKYPSIAGTATSRDFVEFPSQFNEHWALDPKVFANYAKHYKTGEAMPQELVDKILKARSFNQGYATTEYLSAALLDLAWHTQKADAPLQDVGAFEASALKKFKVDLPQVPPRYRTTYFDHIWGGGYSAGYYAYFWAEVLDHDAYQWFTEHGGLTAANGQEFRDKILSRGNSVELSTLYRDFRGKDPSVEPLLKFRGLK from the coding sequence ATGTCGCGTACCGTAGTCCTGGCCGCCGCCATCAGCCTGGCGCTGGCGGCCTGTTCCGGCAAGGAGTCCACCCCCGTGTCCGAAGCCCAGAATGCACCGGCCCAGCAGCCGGCCGAAGCCTCCACCAATCCGCTGCTGACCGCCAGCAGCCTGCCGTTCCAGGCACCGCCGTTCGACAAGATCAAGGACAGCGATTACCTGCCGGCCTTCGAAGAAGGCATGCGCCAGCATCTGGCCGACGTGCGCAAGATCGCCGACAGCGCCGAGCCGGCCACCTTCGACAACACCATCGTGGCGATGGAGCGCAGCGGCGAGACCCTGACCCGCGTGTCGCGCATCTTCTTCGGCCTGGTCCAGGCCGACACCAACGATGCCCGCCAGAAGATCCAGGAAGAAGTGGCGCCGAAGCTGGCCGCGCACCAGGACGAGATCAACCTCGATCCGAAGCTGTTCGCGCGCGTGAAGTCGCTGTACGACCAGCGCGAGACGCTGGGCCTGGATCCGGTGCAGAAGCGCCTGGTCGAGCACTACTACGACGGCCTGGTGCGCGCCGGCGCGCAGCTGTCCGACGCCGACAAGGCGAGCCTGCGCAAGCTCAACGTGGAAGAAACCACGCTGTCCACCCAGTTCCACACCCGCCTGGTGGCTGCAACCGCCGCTGCTGCGGTCGTGGTGGACGACAAGGCCAAGCTGGCCGGCCTGGACGAGGGCGCGGTCAACAATGCCGCCGCCGCCGCCAAGGACCGCAAGCTGGATGGCAAGTTCCTGCTGCCGCTGCAGAACACCACCCAGCAGCCGGTGCTCGGTTCGCTGACCGACCGCGACCAGCGCGCCGCCGTGCTGAAGGCTTCGGAAACCCGTGCCGAGCGTGGCGATGCCAACGATACCCGGCAGACCGTGCAGCGCCTGGCCCAGCTGCGTGCGCAGAAGGCCAAGCTGCTCGGCTTCGACACCTTCGCCGACTACCAGCTGGGCGACCAGATGGCCAAGACCCCGGCGGCCGCACTGAAGTTGCTGACCGACACCGTGCCTGCCGCCACCGCCAAGGCGCGTGCCGAAGCCGGTGAGATCCAGAAGGTGATCGACGCCCAGAAGGGTGGTTTCCAGGTGGCCGCCTCGGATTGGGATTTCTACGCCGAGCAGGTGCGCAAGGCCAAGTACGATCTGGACGAGTCGCAGATCAAGCCGTACTTCGAGCTGGACAACGTGCTGCAGAACGGCGTCTTCTACGCCGCCACCCAGCTGTACGGCATCACCTTCAAGCCGCGCACCGACATTCCGACCTACAACCCGGACATGAAGGTGTACGAAGTGTTCGACAAGGACGGCACCTCGCTGGCCCTGTTCTACACCGACTACTTCAAGCGTGACAGCAAGTCCGGTGGCGCTTGGATGGACGTGTTCGTCGAACAGGACGGCCTGACCGGTGCCAAGCCGGTGGTCTACAACGTCTGCAACTTCACCAAGCCGGCCGCCGGCCAGCCTGCGCTGATCAGCTTCGATGACGTCACCACGATGTTCCATGAGTTCGGCCATGCACTGCATGGCATGTTCTCGAACGTGAAGTACCCGTCGATCGCCGGCACCGCCACCTCGCGCGATTTCGTCGAGTTCCCGTCGCAGTTCAACGAACACTGGGCGCTGGACCCGAAGGTGTTCGCCAACTACGCCAAGCACTACAAGACCGGCGAAGCGATGCCGCAGGAACTGGTCGACAAGATCCTCAAGGCGCGCAGCTTCAACCAGGGCTATGCGACCACCGAGTACCTGTCGGCGGCACTGCTCGACCTGGCCTGGCACACGCAGAAGGCCGATGCCCCGCTGCAGGACGTCGGCGCCTTCGAAGCGAGCGCGCTGAAGAAGTTCAAGGTCGACCTGCCGCAGGTGCCGCCGCGTTACCGCACCACCTACTTCGACCACATCTGGGGTGGCGGTTACTCGGCCGGCTACTACGCCTACTTCTGGGCGGAAGTGCTGGACCATGACGCCTACCAGTGGTTCACCGAACACGGTGGCCTGACCGCCGCCAACGGCCAGGAATTCCGCGACAAGATCCTCTCGCGCGGCAACAGCGTGGAGCTGTCGACCCTGTACCGCGATTTCCGCGGCAAGGACCCGTCGGTGGAGCCGCTGCTGAAGTTCCGCGGCCTGAAGTAA
- the lepB gene encoding signal peptidase I, with protein MDAVARPPFPERALTWLKKEALPLLVMLGLLAAARDTLANHYVVPSGSMQPTLQPGDRVVVDMRAYGLRLPFTSQELLATGTPQRGEVAVFDSPADGTRLIKRVAAVAGDHVQLRDGHLSINGQPLQIADLADTEAFGERRASLDLDSGGGPDIADLQVPAGKVLVLGDHRGNSFDGRFFGFVDADKIYGRAVAVYYRRGDGFEWQRL; from the coding sequence ATGGATGCTGTAGCCCGTCCGCCGTTCCCAGAGCGCGCGCTCACCTGGCTGAAGAAGGAGGCACTGCCGCTGCTGGTGATGCTGGGCCTGCTCGCTGCCGCCCGCGACACCCTCGCCAACCACTACGTCGTGCCCAGCGGTTCGATGCAGCCGACGCTGCAACCGGGTGACCGGGTGGTGGTGGACATGCGCGCCTACGGCCTGCGCCTGCCGTTCACCAGCCAGGAGCTGCTGGCTACCGGCACGCCGCAGCGGGGTGAGGTGGCGGTGTTCGATTCGCCGGCCGATGGCACCCGCCTGATCAAGCGCGTCGCCGCCGTGGCCGGCGACCACGTGCAGCTGCGCGATGGCCACCTGAGCATCAACGGCCAGCCGCTGCAGATCGCTGACCTGGCCGACACCGAAGCTTTCGGAGAGCGCCGCGCCAGCCTCGATCTGGACAGCGGCGGTGGCCCGGACATCGCGGATCTGCAGGTGCCCGCCGGCAAGGTGCTGGTGCTGGGCGACCATCGTGGCAACAGCTTCGACGGTCGCTTCTTCGGCTTCGTCGATGCGGACAAGATCTATGGCCGCGCAGTGGCGGTGTACTACCGCCGTGGCGACGGCTTCGAGTGGCAGCGGCTGTAA
- a CDS encoding LysR family transcriptional regulator: protein MSIELRHLRYFLAVADTLHFGQAAERLGMSQPPLSQQIRQLEELIGARLFVRSHRRVQLTAAGELLQERARSIVQQVESAVDEVQRAQRGEQGELRIGLTRATPLSPQIPRSILQYRQQYPQVRLQLSEMNTLQQIDALLDGSLDVGIIRKRTLPAELVAHSLFVDPLALIVHADHPALRRLSKGGTLALRDLAQEPFVAFHRSAGAGIHDHMIALCAAAGFTPRIVQEAGEASTLISLAAAGLGAAILPSSCDHIRVEGARFVPLADAGAHSEVQLAWRREGVTPLIRNFAGLLRGAFAEA from the coding sequence ATGTCCATCGAACTTCGCCACCTGCGCTACTTCCTTGCCGTTGCCGATACCCTGCACTTCGGCCAGGCGGCCGAGCGGTTGGGGATGTCGCAGCCGCCGCTCAGCCAGCAGATCCGGCAGCTGGAGGAACTGATCGGTGCACGCCTGTTCGTGCGCAGCCATCGGCGTGTGCAGCTGACCGCTGCAGGGGAACTGCTGCAGGAACGTGCGCGCAGCATCGTGCAGCAGGTGGAATCGGCGGTGGATGAAGTGCAGCGCGCGCAGCGTGGCGAGCAGGGTGAGCTGCGTATCGGCCTGACCCGGGCCACGCCGCTGTCACCGCAGATTCCGCGTTCGATTCTGCAGTACCGCCAGCAGTATCCGCAGGTGCGGCTGCAGCTGAGCGAGATGAACACCCTGCAGCAGATCGATGCGCTGCTCGATGGCAGCCTGGATGTGGGCATCATCCGCAAGCGCACGCTGCCGGCCGAGCTGGTGGCGCACAGCCTGTTCGTCGACCCGCTGGCGTTGATCGTGCATGCCGACCACCCTGCCCTGCGTCGCCTGTCGAAAGGCGGCACGCTGGCGTTGCGTGATCTGGCGCAGGAACCGTTCGTGGCGTTCCACCGCAGCGCCGGAGCAGGCATCCATGACCACATGATCGCGCTGTGTGCGGCGGCGGGCTTCACCCCGCGCATCGTGCAGGAAGCCGGTGAGGCTTCGACGCTGATCAGCCTGGCCGCTGCGGGACTGGGTGCGGCGATCCTGCCTTCGTCGTGCGACCACATCCGGGTGGAAGGTGCGCGCTTCGTGCCGCTGGCCGATGCCGGCGCGCATTCGGAAGTGCAGTTGGCGTGGCGCCGCGAGGGGGTGACACCGTTGATCCGGAACTTCGCCGGACTGCTGCGTGGGGCGTTTGCGGAAGCGTGA
- a CDS encoding DUF2059 domain-containing protein, protein MIRFVPSLLRRATLLLVLAAASAPVLAAAPTDGDINRLLSASRAQSMIDTMLPQIEAMQQQQFQQVAAQRKLNAQQQEQLQRIQARTSQTLRQALSWQQLRPMYVDLYKKTFSKEDVLAMAEFYESPAGQSLLDKTPALMQNVMVAIQTRMQPLFADLQKDLEAIVNEPEKK, encoded by the coding sequence ATGATCCGCTTCGTTCCCTCCCTGTTGCGCCGCGCGACCCTGCTGCTGGTGCTGGCCGCAGCAAGCGCGCCGGTGCTGGCCGCAGCCCCCACCGATGGCGACATCAACCGCCTGCTGTCGGCCTCGCGTGCGCAGAGCATGATCGACACCATGCTGCCGCAGATCGAAGCGATGCAGCAGCAGCAGTTCCAGCAGGTCGCCGCACAGCGCAAGCTCAACGCCCAGCAGCAAGAACAGCTGCAGCGCATCCAGGCCCGTACCAGCCAGACCCTGCGCCAGGCACTGTCGTGGCAGCAGCTGCGGCCGATGTACGTGGATCTGTACAAGAAGACCTTCAGCAAGGAAGACGTGCTGGCCATGGCCGAGTTCTACGAGAGCCCGGCCGGCCAGAGCCTGCTCGACAAGACCCCGGCGCTGATGCAGAACGTGATGGTGGCGATCCAGACGCGCATGCAGCCGCTGTTCGCCGATCTGCAGAAGGATCTGGAAGCGATCGTCAACGAGCCGGAAAAGAAGTAA
- a CDS encoding pseudouridine synthase, which yields MSTEPDTLAAVETETAPLQLLHLDERLAVVNKPAGLMVHDSKLARGEDDFLADRLREQLGRPIFLVHRLDRATSGCLLLAFDRDTASALGKSLMGGEVSKDYLAICRGWPAEEAWQVDHDLDGGPGKPVKKPAVTDFQRLATGELSVPVGEFTSSRYALLRCQPLTGRFRQIRRHLKHLSHHLIGDTSHGDGRHNRNFRMQGVHRMLLHAERLRFPHPDGGTVDVRAPVDGEFQKALDLFGWQAP from the coding sequence GTGAGTACCGAACCTGACACCCTCGCCGCGGTCGAGACTGAAACCGCGCCCCTGCAGCTGCTGCACCTGGATGAACGACTGGCCGTGGTCAACAAGCCGGCCGGGCTGATGGTCCATGACAGCAAGCTGGCCCGTGGCGAAGATGATTTCCTCGCCGATCGCCTGCGCGAGCAGCTGGGCCGGCCGATCTTCCTGGTCCATCGCCTGGATCGCGCCACCAGCGGCTGCCTGTTGCTGGCCTTCGACCGTGATACGGCCAGTGCGCTGGGCAAGTCGTTGATGGGCGGCGAGGTGAGCAAGGATTACCTGGCCATCTGCCGCGGCTGGCCGGCCGAGGAGGCCTGGCAGGTCGACCACGATCTGGATGGCGGTCCCGGCAAGCCGGTGAAGAAGCCGGCGGTCACCGACTTCCAGCGCCTGGCTACCGGCGAACTGTCGGTACCGGTGGGCGAGTTCACCAGCTCGCGCTATGCGCTGCTGCGCTGCCAGCCGCTGACCGGGCGCTTCCGGCAGATCCGCCGCCATCTCAAGCACCTGTCACATCACCTGATCGGCGATACCAGCCATGGTGATGGCCGGCACAACCGCAACTTCCGCATGCAGGGTGTGCACCGCATGCTGCTGCACGCCGAGCGCCTGCGCTTTCCGCATCCGGATGGTGGCACGGTGGATGTGCGCGCGCCGGTCGACGGTGAATTCCAGAAGGCGCTGGACCTGTTCGGCTGGCAGGCTCCGTAG
- a CDS encoding ubiquinone biosynthesis accessory factor UbiJ, giving the protein MALSLLKSLKPVAGRALQIALNRALALDPDTRHALASLDGRHIDLTLDAPPLAMRISVDGDQLRVGPVDAQEADLAVRSSLAGVLAQLPLLARARQGADNGKGRVRVAGDAELARRLQQLAKGFDPDWQQPFVSVFGDVLGVQVANTLRSALQHARQGAIDLAHSAAEFITEESRDVVPRAELDAFHDDVDVLRDDVERLGARVQRLRGAA; this is encoded by the coding sequence ATGGCTCTTTCCCTGCTCAAGTCCCTCAAGCCGGTCGCTGGCCGTGCCCTGCAGATCGCCCTGAACCGCGCGCTGGCGCTGGATCCGGATACCCGCCACGCACTGGCCAGCCTCGACGGTCGCCATATCGACCTGACCCTGGACGCGCCGCCGCTGGCAATGCGCATCAGCGTCGACGGTGACCAGTTGCGTGTCGGCCCGGTGGATGCGCAGGAAGCCGACCTGGCCGTGCGCAGCAGCCTGGCCGGCGTGCTGGCACAGCTGCCGCTGCTGGCGCGTGCCCGCCAGGGCGCTGACAACGGCAAGGGGCGCGTACGCGTGGCCGGCGATGCCGAGCTGGCGCGCCGCCTGCAGCAGCTGGCCAAGGGCTTCGATCCGGACTGGCAGCAGCCGTTCGTCAGCGTGTTCGGCGACGTGCTGGGCGTGCAGGTGGCCAACACCCTGCGCAGCGCCCTGCAGCATGCCCGCCAGGGGGCGATCGACCTCGCCCATAGCGCCGCTGAATTCATCACCGAGGAATCGCGCGACGTGGTGCCACGTGCCGAGCTGGATGCCTTCCACGATGACGTGGACGTGCTGCGCGACGATGTCGAGCGCCTCGGCGCACGCGTGCAGCGCCTGCGGGGTGCCGCATGA